From a single Pseudophryne corroboree isolate aPseCor3 chromosome 6, aPseCor3.hap2, whole genome shotgun sequence genomic region:
- the LOC134934844 gene encoding histone H2B 1.1-like — MPDPAKSAPAPKKGSKKAVTKTQKKDGKKRRKSRKESYAIYVYKVLKQVHPDTGISSKAMGIMNSFVNDIFERIAGEASRLAHYNKRSTITSREIQTAVRLLLPGELAKHAVSEGTKAVTKYTSAK, encoded by the coding sequence ATGCCTGATCCAGCAAAGTCTGCCCCAGCGCCTAAGAAAGGCTCTAAGAAAGCGGTGACCAAGACCCAGAAGAAGGATGGGAAGAAGCGTAGGaagagcaggaaggagagttacgccatttacgtctacaaggtgctgaagcaggtgcaccctgacaccggcatctcctccaaggctatgggcatcatgaactcctttgtcaaTGACATCTTTGAGCGCATTGCCGGAGAAGCTTCCcgcctggctcactacaacaagcgctcgaccatcacctcccgggagatccagaccgccgtacgcctgctgctgccgggagagctggccaagcacgccgtgtccgagggcaccaaggcCGTCACCAAGTACACCAGCGCCAAGTAA
- the LOC134936401 gene encoding histone H2A type 1-like — translation MSGRGKQGGKTRAKAKTRSSRAGLQFPVGRVHRLLRKGNYAERVGAGAPVYLAAVLEYLTAEILELAGNAARDNKKTRINPRHLQLAVRNDEELNKLLGGVTIAQGGVLPNIQAVLLPKKTESHKPAKSK, via the coding sequence ATGTCTGGAAGAGGAAAACAAGGCGGCAAGACCCGGGCTAAGGCAAAGACTCGCTCATCCCGGGCCGGTCTCCAGTTCCCAGTCGGTCGAGTTCACCGTCTGCTGAGAAAAGGAAACTATGCTGAGCGAGTGGGAGCCGGTGCCCCGGTCTACCTGGCCGCGGTGCTGGAGTATCTGACGGCTGAGATTCTTGAGCTCGCCGGAAACGCCGCCCGTGACAACAAGAAGACCCGCATCAAcccccgccacctgcagctggctgtgcgcaacgacgaagagctcaacaagctgctcggtggggtgaccatcgcccagggaggcgttctgcccaacatccaggccgtgctgctgcccaagaagaccGAGAGCCACAAACCGGCTAAGAGCAAGTGA
- the LOC134936399 gene encoding histone H3: protein MARTKQTARKSTGGKAPRKQLATKAARKSAPATGGVKKPHRYRPGTVALREIRRYQKSTELLIRKLPFQRLVREIAQDFKTDLRFQSSAVMALQEASEAYLVGLFEDTNLCAIHAKRVTIMPKDIQLARRIRGERA, encoded by the coding sequence ATGGCCAGGACCAAGCAGACCGCTCGCAAGTCTACTGGAGGGAAAGCTCCCCGAAAGCAGCTGGCAACTAAAGCCGCCCGGAAGAGCGCCCCAGCTACCGGCGGTGTGAAGAAGCCTCACCGTTACCGTCCAGGGACCGTTGCCCTTCGAGAGATCCGCCGCTACCAGAAGTCAACAGAGCTGCTGATCCGCAAGTTGCCCTTCCAGCGGCTGGTGCGGGAGATCGCCCAGGACTTCAAGACCGACCTGCGTTTCCAGAGTTCCGCCGTCATGGCCCTACAAGAGGCCAGCGAGGCTTATCTGGTGGGGCTTTTCGAGGACACCAACCTGTGCGCCATCCACGCCAAGAGGGTGaccatcatgcccaaagacatacagctggcccgcaggatccgaggggagagggcatag